The following are from one region of the Stigmatella ashevillena genome:
- the lanKC gene encoding class III lanthionine synthetase LanKC, with product MQGIERRAKRDIFFFTLTDPERYESLEDYRATGTEFRDLVRGLLPAGWKMDYRQGTWCPVFPPEDKTPDEGFKIHASTKHEHAQQLLRAVVPLFVEEGIAFKFVVDEDILDFTNESARGRGGCGKFITAYPVDVPQLRRLMERLHEATRGLTGPYILSDQRYKDSKTLFYRYGSFKNRFLLNVFGEQEPYMRAPDGRLVPDERQAFFVLPEGIEDPFPQEPEEDSGELILQGRYKVTSALSMSAKGGVYAGEDLQTGAQVVIKEARPLINRNRRSPHDAVACLHNEYRILSLLAGTGVAPQPIAFFQEWEHSFLVMEYVKGVPLSSLRAFEDFSLMLMTDIRDEDVQRFAQEYLLIARQLILGVRAIHAQGVVIQDVAPQNILFDLEQGKVTFIDFESAWSEHLGEQAVVAPIRTLGFGDHQWNGQRPTMEEDQKALGRLLSNLIFPITPLLSLAPGHWEPFLRELAQEKGLPAPLLSLVLGTTGSAAEVDRLLENAERQAKEARAAPRRPPQRTAEHHQEAVRRIARYIGDQLESPRGPLDLPTDYRRAATNPLNVAYGAAGVAMFLHRAQGTVPTALREALLREAATADNEHYPPGLYVGTAGIAWTLLELGHPQEAEQLLERASHSPLLFKNADLFFGSAGYGLTQLFFHQRLGQEKYLARALQAFEGLKTNLQEAQGLYFYPNEGAVYHGLAHGASGIAYFLLRLFQATGQKEVLSYARGLMNFELAQAQKLNGQLVWQRSSHDAVHSPYWRVGSAGIGSVLLRFHAALGDPQYLDTARQIAHYLEGKYSVFPGNLSGMAGLGNFLIDMYKASREEKYREEAFRFADRIMLYALEREGGLVFPGEELIRISTDFGTGSAGIGLFLDRLLKQDGIPYLDD from the coding sequence ATGCAAGGCATCGAGCGACGCGCCAAGCGAGACATCTTCTTCTTCACCCTCACCGATCCGGAGCGCTACGAAAGTCTGGAGGACTACCGCGCTACCGGAACCGAGTTCCGGGACCTGGTCCGAGGCCTGCTCCCCGCCGGATGGAAGATGGACTACCGCCAGGGCACGTGGTGCCCGGTGTTCCCCCCCGAGGACAAGACGCCGGATGAAGGCTTCAAAATTCACGCCTCGACGAAGCACGAGCATGCCCAGCAACTCCTGCGGGCCGTGGTTCCCCTCTTCGTGGAAGAGGGCATCGCCTTCAAGTTCGTGGTGGATGAAGACATCCTCGACTTCACCAACGAGAGCGCCCGGGGACGGGGTGGGTGCGGCAAGTTCATCACCGCCTACCCGGTGGACGTTCCCCAACTGCGGCGGCTCATGGAACGCCTCCATGAAGCCACCCGGGGCCTGACGGGCCCCTACATCCTCTCGGACCAGCGCTACAAGGACAGTAAGACACTCTTCTACCGGTACGGCAGCTTCAAGAACCGGTTCCTGCTCAATGTCTTCGGAGAACAGGAACCGTACATGCGCGCGCCGGATGGCCGTCTCGTCCCAGACGAGCGCCAGGCCTTCTTCGTGCTACCCGAGGGCATCGAGGATCCCTTCCCGCAGGAGCCCGAGGAAGACTCCGGAGAGCTCATCCTCCAGGGGCGTTACAAGGTCACCAGCGCGCTGAGCATGTCCGCCAAGGGCGGCGTCTATGCCGGGGAGGACCTTCAGACCGGGGCCCAGGTGGTCATCAAGGAGGCCCGCCCGCTCATCAATCGCAACCGGCGCAGCCCCCATGACGCGGTGGCATGCCTGCACAACGAGTACCGAATCCTCTCGTTGCTTGCAGGCACGGGGGTTGCCCCGCAACCCATCGCCTTCTTCCAAGAGTGGGAGCACAGCTTCCTGGTCATGGAATACGTGAAGGGCGTGCCCCTGTCATCGCTCCGGGCCTTCGAGGACTTCTCGCTGATGCTGATGACGGACATCCGCGATGAGGACGTCCAACGCTTCGCCCAGGAGTATCTCCTGATCGCCCGCCAGCTCATCCTGGGCGTCCGGGCCATCCATGCCCAGGGCGTCGTCATTCAGGATGTCGCGCCCCAGAACATCTTGTTTGATCTGGAGCAGGGCAAGGTCACCTTCATCGACTTCGAGAGCGCCTGGAGCGAGCACCTCGGTGAGCAGGCCGTCGTGGCGCCCATCCGGACACTCGGCTTTGGCGACCACCAGTGGAACGGACAGCGCCCCACGATGGAGGAGGATCAGAAAGCCCTGGGGCGACTGTTGAGCAATCTGATCTTCCCCATCACCCCTCTGTTGTCCCTGGCCCCCGGCCACTGGGAGCCCTTCCTGCGGGAACTGGCCCAGGAGAAAGGCCTCCCCGCGCCCCTGCTCTCGCTGGTCCTGGGAACCACCGGAAGCGCCGCGGAGGTGGACCGGCTCCTGGAGAACGCCGAGCGCCAAGCGAAGGAAGCCCGGGCCGCCCCGCGCCGCCCTCCCCAACGAACCGCGGAACACCATCAGGAGGCAGTGCGGCGAATCGCCCGCTACATCGGGGATCAGCTCGAAAGCCCCCGGGGGCCGCTCGATCTGCCCACTGACTACCGGCGCGCCGCCACCAACCCCCTCAATGTTGCTTACGGGGCCGCAGGCGTGGCCATGTTCCTCCACCGTGCCCAGGGCACGGTGCCCACGGCATTGAGGGAGGCGCTCCTCCGGGAAGCCGCCACGGCCGACAATGAGCATTACCCCCCTGGCCTCTATGTGGGTACGGCAGGCATTGCCTGGACGCTGCTGGAGCTGGGCCACCCGCAGGAAGCCGAACAGCTCCTGGAGAGGGCGAGCCACTCCCCGCTCCTGTTCAAGAACGCCGACCTCTTCTTCGGAAGCGCCGGCTACGGACTCACCCAGCTCTTCTTTCACCAGCGCCTGGGGCAGGAGAAGTACCTGGCGCGCGCGCTCCAGGCCTTTGAAGGCTTGAAGACAAACCTCCAGGAAGCCCAGGGCCTGTATTTCTACCCCAACGAGGGGGCCGTCTATCACGGCCTCGCCCACGGGGCCTCGGGCATCGCGTACTTCCTCCTGCGGCTCTTCCAGGCCACGGGCCAGAAAGAAGTCCTCTCTTACGCTCGCGGGCTGATGAACTTCGAGCTCGCCCAGGCCCAGAAGCTGAACGGGCAGCTCGTCTGGCAGCGCTCCTCTCACGACGCAGTGCATTCGCCCTACTGGCGCGTGGGCAGCGCGGGAATCGGCAGCGTGCTGCTGCGCTTTCATGCTGCGCTGGGAGACCCCCAGTACCTCGACACAGCGCGCCAAATCGCCCACTACCTGGAAGGCAAATACAGCGTTTTTCCAGGCAATCTCTCGGGCATGGCAGGATTGGGAAACTTCCTCATCGATATGTACAAGGCCTCCCGCGAGGAGAAATACCGCGAGGAAGCGTTCCGGTTCGCGGACCGGATCATGCTCTACGCGCTCGAGCGAGAGGGGGGCCTCGTCTTCCCGGGGGAGGAGCTGATTCGCATCTCCACCGACTTTGGGACTGGCTCCGCGGGGATCGGCCTGTTCCTCGACCGGCTCCTCAAACAGGATGGCATTCCCTATCTGGACGATTAG
- a CDS encoding class III lanthipeptide has protein sequence MKKVLALQQLAPKSDFDPLSLSSLVSISCCKGTQPK, from the coding sequence ATGAAGAAAGTGCTCGCGCTGCAGCAGCTCGCCCCCAAGTCCGACTTCGATCCACTTTCTCTCTCCTCCCTCGTGAGCATCTCCTGTTGCAAAGGAACCCAGCCCAAGTAG
- the argB gene encoding acetylglutamate kinase: protein MSGLSAFKGRWFVVKIGGELASDRPKLAGSVGAAVRAFLDAGVRVAVIHGGGPQATELTNKLGLTPRMVAGRRVTDEATLEVVKMTLAGQVSVDVAAAFRLAGVPALCTTGVSAGLIDARKRPAKVITGAGPEPIDLGLVGDVTDVNTALFERLSEAGLVPVLGSLSGDAQGQVFNINADTVATRVAAKLRAAKLFLVSNVPGVLADKNDPSTRIPTLTPAEAQEKIASGVIQGGMIPKVEESLSMLEEGIEAIHIVGISPAHALLGEAQGAGSFGTAFLRTR from the coding sequence ATGAGCGGGCTGAGCGCTTTCAAGGGCCGCTGGTTCGTCGTGAAGATTGGCGGCGAGCTGGCCTCGGATCGGCCGAAGCTTGCGGGCAGCGTGGGGGCCGCGGTGCGGGCCTTCCTCGATGCGGGCGTGCGGGTGGCCGTCATCCACGGAGGTGGGCCGCAGGCCACCGAGCTGACGAACAAGCTGGGCCTCACGCCGCGCATGGTGGCGGGGCGCCGCGTCACCGACGAGGCCACCCTCGAGGTGGTGAAGATGACGCTCGCGGGCCAGGTGTCCGTGGATGTCGCCGCCGCGTTCCGTCTGGCCGGGGTGCCCGCGCTGTGCACCACCGGCGTCTCCGCAGGCCTCATCGACGCGCGCAAGCGCCCTGCCAAGGTCATCACGGGCGCGGGGCCCGAGCCGATTGACTTGGGGCTCGTGGGGGACGTGACGGACGTGAACACCGCGCTCTTCGAGCGCCTGTCCGAGGCGGGCCTCGTGCCGGTGCTGGGCTCGCTCTCGGGAGACGCGCAGGGGCAGGTGTTCAACATCAATGCGGACACGGTGGCCACCCGGGTCGCCGCGAAGCTCCGGGCCGCCAAGCTGTTCCTCGTGTCCAACGTGCCGGGCGTGCTCGCCGACAAGAACGACCCCTCCACCCGCATTCCCACCCTGACCCCCGCGGAGGCCCAGGAGAAGATCGCCTCGGGAGTGATTCAGGGAGGGATGATTCCGAAGGTGGAAGAGAGCCTCTCCATGTTGGAGGAGGGCATCGAAGCCATCCACATCGTCGGCATCTCGCCCGCGCACGCGCTGCTCGGTGAAGCGCAGGGGGCGGGGAGCTTCGGTACGGCGTTTCTGCGGACCCGCTGA
- the argC gene encoding N-acetyl-gamma-glutamyl-phosphate reductase, producing MANKLKAVILGGSGYGGAELLRRLLFHPHVEVVRTTAGESSGKKVSDVHLNLAGLTELSFVSLSPKEAVAGADVAFLAMPHKTTAQVVLDILASGVRIVDLSGDFRLRDAATYAKYYGVTHPGPQHLTDGTFTYGLPELNREAIRQAKYIASPGCFATTIALGLLPLARGGKLRGPVQTVAATGSSGSGNTPQLTTHHPLRASNLRTYKPLEHQHVPEILQTLRLAGGAEDLSLEFIPVSAPLPRGIFATSFVHVPAATTQEELHALWKETFAREPFIRIISGARQPEVVGVAGGNYVEVGFTLGPVTGDTRRVVCFSALDNLVKGGAGQAIQSFNLMMGFDERLTLAEPGLWP from the coding sequence ATGGCCAACAAGCTCAAGGCAGTCATTCTCGGTGGCTCGGGATACGGCGGTGCGGAGCTTCTCCGCCGGCTTCTCTTCCATCCCCATGTGGAGGTGGTCCGCACCACGGCGGGAGAGAGCAGCGGCAAGAAGGTGAGCGATGTGCACCTCAACCTCGCCGGGCTCACCGAGCTGTCGTTCGTGTCCCTCTCCCCGAAGGAGGCCGTTGCCGGTGCCGACGTGGCCTTCCTGGCCATGCCGCACAAGACGACAGCCCAGGTGGTGCTCGACATCCTCGCCTCGGGCGTGCGCATTGTCGACCTGTCCGGGGACTTCCGCCTGCGCGATGCGGCCACGTATGCGAAGTACTACGGCGTCACCCACCCGGGGCCCCAGCACCTCACCGATGGCACCTTCACCTATGGCTTGCCCGAGCTGAACCGCGAGGCCATCCGCCAGGCGAAGTACATCGCCAGCCCCGGCTGCTTCGCCACCACCATCGCGCTGGGACTGCTGCCCCTGGCGCGCGGAGGCAAGCTGCGGGGCCCGGTGCAGACCGTGGCCGCCACGGGCTCGTCGGGCAGCGGCAACACCCCGCAGCTCACCACCCACCACCCGCTGCGGGCCAGCAACCTGCGCACCTACAAGCCGCTGGAGCACCAGCACGTTCCTGAAATCCTCCAGACCTTGCGCCTCGCGGGAGGGGCCGAGGACCTGTCCCTGGAGTTCATCCCCGTCTCCGCGCCGCTGCCGCGCGGCATCTTCGCCACCTCCTTCGTCCATGTGCCCGCCGCCACCACCCAGGAGGAGCTGCACGCGCTCTGGAAGGAGACCTTCGCCCGGGAGCCCTTCATCCGCATCATCAGCGGCGCGCGGCAGCCCGAGGTGGTGGGCGTCGCGGGGGGCAACTACGTGGAGGTGGGCTTCACGCTCGGGCCCGTCACGGGCGACACCCGGCGCGTGGTGTGCTTCTCCGCGCTGGACAACCTGGTCAAGGGCGGCGCGGGCCAGGCCATCCAGAGCTTCAACCTCATGATGGGCTTCGACGAGCGGCTCACCCTCGCCGAGCCGGGGCTCTGGCCATGA
- a CDS encoding GNAT family N-acetyltransferase produces the protein MSTEWILRPIERQDDAAVAHIIRTVMPEFGADGPGFALHDPEVDRMSAAYSRPGHAYFVLEHAGRLVGGGGIAPLAGNTDGVCELQKMYFLPEARGQGQGERLLRQCVAFAREAGYRLCYLETLTGMSGAQKLYQRLGFERIPKSMGSTGHFGCDRFYTLRLQPPSGEG, from the coding sequence ATGAGCACGGAATGGATTCTGCGCCCCATCGAGCGTCAGGACGATGCGGCCGTGGCCCACATCATCCGCACCGTGATGCCCGAGTTCGGCGCGGATGGCCCGGGCTTCGCCCTGCATGATCCCGAAGTGGACCGGATGAGCGCCGCCTACTCCCGTCCAGGCCACGCCTACTTCGTCCTGGAGCACGCGGGGCGCCTCGTGGGAGGCGGTGGCATCGCGCCCCTGGCGGGGAACACCGACGGGGTCTGCGAACTCCAGAAAATGTATTTCCTGCCCGAGGCCCGGGGACAGGGCCAGGGAGAGCGATTGCTGCGCCAGTGCGTGGCCTTTGCCCGGGAGGCGGGGTACCGGCTCTGCTACCTGGAAACGCTGACGGGCATGAGCGGTGCGCAGAAGCTGTACCAACGCCTGGGCTTCGAGCGCATCCCGAAATCCATGGGCAGCACGGGGCACTTTGGCTGCGACCGCTTCTACACGCTGCGGCTCCAGCCCCCTTCCGGAGAGGGCTGA
- a CDS encoding endonuclease III domain-containing protein: MESGARDKVPFDIEAVLGRIRQEVRGFADAAMFALAAQGHATLFEQLVACILSIRTRDEVSLPTSLALLRRASTPEAMSRLTPEEIEALIAPVTFPEPKARQIHALATRTVEEFGGRLPEDAAVLQSFRGVGPKCAHLSLGVACGHEAISVDIHVHRVTNRWGYVRTRSPEQTLKALELHLPRAYWIEINRLLVPFGKHVCTGSRPLCSRCPVRTMCQQVGVSHPR, translated from the coding sequence ATGGAATCCGGAGCACGGGACAAAGTCCCCTTCGACATCGAAGCCGTCCTGGGACGCATCCGGCAGGAGGTGCGAGGCTTCGCGGACGCGGCGATGTTCGCGCTGGCGGCCCAAGGGCACGCCACCCTGTTCGAGCAGCTTGTGGCCTGCATCCTGTCCATCCGGACGCGGGATGAGGTGAGCCTGCCCACCTCCTTGGCGCTGCTCCGGCGGGCGAGCACCCCCGAGGCCATGAGCCGCCTTACCCCTGAAGAGATCGAAGCCCTCATTGCGCCGGTGACCTTCCCAGAACCCAAGGCGCGGCAGATCCACGCCCTCGCGACGCGGACGGTAGAGGAGTTCGGAGGCCGGCTCCCGGAAGACGCTGCGGTCCTCCAATCCTTCCGGGGCGTCGGCCCCAAGTGCGCCCACCTGTCCCTGGGCGTCGCCTGCGGGCACGAGGCCATCAGCGTGGACATCCACGTCCACCGGGTAACGAATCGCTGGGGCTACGTGCGGACCCGCTCTCCCGAGCAGACGTTGAAGGCCCTGGAGCTGCACCTCCCCAGGGCCTACTGGATCGAGATCAACCGGCTGCTCGTGCCCTTTGGCAAACACGTCTGCACGGGAAGCCGTCCCCTCTGCTCCCGCTGCCCGGTGCGCACCATGTGCCAGCAGGTGGGGGTGAGCCACCCGCGCTGA
- a CDS encoding phospholipase D-like domain-containing protein, with protein sequence MDPLDEVVPQPGAHGWSPEEGRRHEMKGPFHLPKGPDGLSFVLFQSTGVSLQPGHQVELIENGAIFERMLEDIRQAQQSIHILVYIWRPCDVSDRFVEALRERVSAGVKCRVVVDPVGSEEVRGDKDFDQKIEQKLVECGVEVHYYRPLAGKVLGRILGRTHQKLVIVDGHIGYTGGFGIWKVWEGDGLAPEQWRDTHIRVEGPSVCQMQLAFSRAWQESGGSLLHPEDLPAARHPGPVRAGFIASAGKLGMTDAERMVRIVIGSARKRLWIANAYFTPPNAIMEQLIHKAHEGVDVRILGPGPVHDVPIIRASQRATYAELLRAGARIWEYQRSMMHAKTILVDDWLSVVGSTNFDALSLNKLGEGSMVVADKALAQKLEQGWMRDFEHSREITLATGGTTNPWRRLARRMTQLVGQDR encoded by the coding sequence ATGGATCCATTGGATGAGGTGGTGCCACAGCCGGGAGCGCACGGGTGGAGCCCGGAGGAAGGGCGCCGCCACGAGATGAAAGGACCCTTCCACCTCCCGAAGGGCCCGGACGGGCTTTCCTTCGTGCTGTTCCAGTCCACAGGCGTGTCCTTGCAGCCCGGACACCAGGTGGAATTGATTGAAAACGGCGCGATCTTCGAGCGGATGCTGGAAGACATCCGTCAGGCCCAGCAGAGCATCCACATCCTCGTCTACATCTGGCGTCCCTGCGACGTGTCGGACCGCTTCGTGGAGGCGCTTCGGGAGCGGGTGAGCGCGGGGGTGAAGTGCCGCGTGGTGGTGGACCCCGTGGGCAGCGAAGAGGTGCGCGGGGACAAGGACTTCGACCAGAAGATCGAACAGAAGCTCGTCGAGTGCGGCGTGGAGGTGCACTACTACCGGCCGCTGGCGGGCAAGGTGTTGGGCCGGATCCTGGGGCGCACCCACCAGAAGCTCGTCATCGTCGATGGCCACATTGGCTACACCGGGGGCTTTGGCATCTGGAAGGTCTGGGAGGGCGATGGGCTGGCGCCCGAGCAGTGGCGTGATACCCATATCCGGGTGGAAGGGCCGTCCGTGTGCCAGATGCAGTTGGCGTTCTCGCGCGCATGGCAGGAATCTGGGGGCAGTCTGTTGCACCCCGAAGACCTGCCGGCGGCACGTCATCCAGGGCCCGTGCGCGCCGGCTTCATCGCCAGCGCGGGCAAGCTGGGAATGACGGACGCCGAGCGGATGGTGCGCATCGTCATCGGCTCGGCGCGCAAGCGCCTGTGGATCGCCAACGCCTACTTCACACCGCCCAATGCCATCATGGAGCAGCTCATCCACAAGGCCCACGAGGGGGTGGACGTGCGCATCCTCGGTCCCGGCCCGGTGCACGATGTGCCCATCATCCGGGCGTCCCAGCGCGCCACCTACGCGGAGCTGCTGCGGGCCGGGGCGCGCATCTGGGAGTACCAGCGGTCCATGATGCACGCCAAGACAATCCTCGTGGACGACTGGCTCTCCGTGGTGGGCTCCACCAACTTCGACGCGCTGTCGCTCAACAAGCTGGGCGAGGGCTCGATGGTGGTGGCGGACAAGGCACTTGCTCAAAAGCTGGAGCAGGGGTGGATGCGGGACTTCGAGCACTCGCGTGAAATCACCTTGGCCACCGGCGGCACGACCAATCCGTGGCGGCGGCTGGCCCGCCGGATGACCCAGCTCGTGGGACAGGACCGGTAG
- a CDS encoding acyl-CoA dehydrogenase family protein: protein MAIDDVKGPSVQELLSLPRLAPLVPMLYVAWTDGELTHEEIRALGAAARAQPWLDLRASVVLAQWLDPLHPPSPLALAHLREHIRRTAQRLETSHQQSLAELGAQLAQLLGGQDALPAPMPELARTLAPLETSLGLSGAEAVRTLVAPVRREETSPEPSFSVEALRAVLDRTYSAERAQVRAWLAEPAFRHADERDTSAYRAQVFTWLKALAEKGLGKLAYPEDLTKTDLGAFIAAFETMAFFDLSLVIKAGVQFGLFGGSVFFLGTEWHHREVLPKIASLELPGCFAMSELSHGSNVRDVETVARYDEQRGDFVVETPSDLARKEWIGNAALHGRMATVFAQLEVKGERHGVHALLVPLRDENGQLLPGVRAQDCGLKMGLNGVDNGRLWFDSVRVPRENLLNRFSQVSPEGEYTSSIPSASKRFFTMLGTLVAGRVSVATAGLSAAKSGLAIAIGYAEERRQFGPAGASEVRLLDYPSHQLRLLRPLATTYALDFALKYLVKRYTGRTEEDAREVEALAAGLKAYATWHTTRTLQEAREACGGQGYLAANRLPSLKADTDVFTTFEGDNTVLMQLVAKSVLTGYRQQFEDERVFTVMKLIVERASTALTDRNPFQARRTGSEHLRDGDFQLGALRFRESDLMASAARRLRKRLGSGMDSFQAFNECQDHLLALAHAHVERVVLEQFIAGIAWVEDLPTRTVLSKLCDLYGLGCLMDAGGWFVENDLLEGAKAKAIRKEVARLCAELRPDAVALTHAFGIPDTCLAAPIGLGHLSP from the coding sequence TTGGCCATTGACGATGTGAAGGGCCCTTCCGTCCAGGAGCTCCTGTCCCTCCCGCGCCTGGCGCCCCTCGTGCCCATGCTCTATGTGGCCTGGACCGATGGCGAGCTGACGCACGAGGAGATTCGCGCCCTGGGGGCCGCGGCCCGCGCGCAGCCCTGGCTGGACCTGCGCGCCAGCGTGGTGCTGGCCCAATGGTTGGACCCGCTGCACCCGCCCTCTCCCCTGGCCCTGGCGCACCTGCGTGAGCACATCCGCCGCACCGCCCAGCGCCTGGAGACCAGCCATCAGCAGAGTCTGGCGGAGCTGGGCGCGCAGCTCGCCCAGCTCCTGGGAGGCCAGGACGCCCTGCCCGCGCCCATGCCGGAGTTGGCCCGCACCCTGGCCCCCCTGGAGACCTCCCTGGGCCTGTCCGGCGCCGAGGCCGTGCGCACGCTCGTGGCCCCGGTGCGCAGGGAGGAGACCTCGCCCGAGCCCTCCTTTTCCGTGGAGGCGCTGCGCGCCGTGCTGGACCGCACCTACTCCGCCGAGCGCGCGCAGGTCCGCGCCTGGCTCGCCGAGCCCGCGTTCCGCCATGCGGATGAACGGGACACTTCTGCCTACCGGGCCCAGGTCTTCACCTGGCTGAAGGCCCTGGCCGAAAAGGGCCTGGGGAAGCTGGCGTACCCGGAGGACCTGACAAAGACGGACCTGGGCGCGTTCATCGCCGCGTTCGAGACGATGGCCTTCTTCGACTTGAGCCTCGTCATCAAGGCGGGGGTGCAGTTCGGGCTGTTTGGCGGCAGCGTCTTCTTCCTGGGCACGGAGTGGCACCACCGCGAGGTCCTGCCGAAAATTGCCTCCCTGGAGCTGCCGGGCTGCTTCGCCATGAGCGAGCTGAGCCACGGCTCCAACGTCCGGGACGTGGAGACGGTGGCCCGCTACGACGAGCAGCGGGGCGACTTCGTGGTGGAGACGCCCTCGGACCTGGCGCGCAAGGAGTGGATTGGCAACGCGGCGCTGCACGGGCGGATGGCCACGGTGTTCGCCCAGCTCGAAGTGAAGGGCGAGCGCCACGGCGTCCACGCCCTGCTGGTGCCCCTGCGGGACGAGAACGGCCAGTTGCTGCCGGGCGTCCGGGCGCAGGACTGCGGCCTGAAGATGGGGCTCAACGGGGTGGACAACGGCCGGCTGTGGTTCGACTCGGTCCGGGTGCCACGCGAGAACCTGCTGAACCGCTTCTCGCAGGTGAGCCCCGAGGGCGAGTACACCAGCAGCATCCCGAGCGCCTCCAAGCGCTTCTTCACCATGCTCGGGACGCTGGTGGCGGGCCGGGTGAGCGTGGCCACCGCGGGGTTGAGCGCGGCCAAGAGCGGGCTGGCCATCGCCATCGGCTACGCGGAGGAGCGTCGGCAGTTCGGCCCGGCGGGGGCCTCCGAGGTGCGGCTGCTGGACTACCCCTCCCACCAGCTCCGACTGCTGCGCCCGCTGGCCACCACGTACGCGCTGGACTTCGCCCTGAAGTATCTGGTGAAGCGGTACACCGGGCGGACGGAAGAGGATGCCCGGGAAGTGGAGGCCCTGGCCGCGGGCCTCAAGGCCTACGCCACGTGGCACACCACGCGGACGCTCCAGGAGGCGCGCGAGGCGTGCGGCGGACAAGGCTATCTGGCCGCCAACCGGCTGCCCTCGCTCAAGGCGGACACGGATGTGTTCACCACCTTCGAGGGCGACAACACGGTGCTGATGCAGCTCGTCGCCAAGAGCGTGCTGACGGGGTACCGGCAACAATTCGAGGATGAGCGCGTCTTCACGGTGATGAAGCTCATCGTGGAGCGGGCCTCGACGGCCCTGACGGACCGCAACCCCTTCCAGGCACGGCGCACGGGCAGCGAGCACCTCCGGGATGGAGACTTCCAGCTCGGGGCGCTGCGCTTCCGGGAGTCGGACCTGATGGCCTCGGCGGCGCGGCGGCTGCGCAAGCGGCTGGGCTCGGGCATGGACTCCTTCCAGGCCTTCAACGAGTGCCAGGATCACCTGCTGGCGCTGGCCCACGCGCACGTGGAGCGGGTGGTGCTGGAGCAATTCATCGCGGGCATCGCCTGGGTGGAGGACCTGCCCACGCGCACGGTGCTCAGCAAACTGTGTGACTTGTACGGACTGGGCTGCCTGATGGACGCGGGCGGATGGTTCGTGGAGAACGATCTGCTCGAAGGTGCCAAGGCCAAAGCCATCCGGAAGGAAGTGGCGCGGCTGTGCGCGGAGCTGCGGCCGGATGCGGTGGCGCTGACCCATGCCTTCGGCATTCCCGACACGTGCCTGGCGGCCCCCATCGGCCTGGGGCACCTCTCGCCATGA
- a CDS encoding ester cyclase, which translates to MIRPVLLLLTLLLTGCATSSLHRNLAQEAENKQRVQAFAQEVYAQHRLDRIPEYVAEDFVDLSEDAPSNARGPAYVRAQEEASLQQLPGLQFQIQHLLAEGDLVLLHWKAVSPEAPKPEAPAPTRPLELTGHSLFQLRKGRIVASWNIVDPMRLLLRQGFKVLPPVPAPPLQPPKP; encoded by the coding sequence ATGATTCGCCCTGTCCTGCTGCTGCTCACCCTCCTGCTGACCGGCTGCGCGACCTCGTCCCTGCACCGCAACCTCGCCCAGGAGGCGGAGAACAAGCAGCGCGTTCAAGCCTTCGCGCAAGAGGTGTATGCCCAGCACCGGCTCGACCGCATCCCCGAGTATGTGGCGGAGGACTTCGTCGATCTCTCGGAGGACGCGCCCTCGAACGCCCGGGGCCCCGCCTACGTGCGCGCCCAGGAGGAGGCGAGCCTCCAACAGCTCCCGGGCCTCCAGTTCCAGATTCAGCACCTGCTCGCGGAGGGCGATCTGGTGCTCCTGCACTGGAAGGCCGTGAGCCCCGAGGCCCCGAAGCCGGAGGCGCCAGCGCCCACCCGGCCCCTGGAACTGACCGGCCACTCCCTCTTCCAACTGAGGAAGGGGCGCATCGTGGCCTCCTGGAACATCGTGGACCCGATGAGACTGCTGCTGCGGCAGGGCTTCAAGGTGCTGCCGCCCGTCCCGGCGCCACCGCTCCAGCCACCGAAGCCCTGA
- the clpP gene encoding ATP-dependent Clp endopeptidase proteolytic subunit ClpP, translating to MNIPFVIETSHRGERAYDLYSRLLKDRIIMLGVPINDEVANVVVAQMLFLESEDPEKGINIYINSPGGSVTAGLAIYDTMQYVKCPVSTICVGQAASMGALLLLAGSKGKRYALPNARIMIHQPLGGAQGQATDIDIQAKEILRLKAYLNGIIVKHTGHTIERIEKDTERDYFMSADDARQYGIIDEVVVKPGVPVANKG from the coding sequence ATGAACATCCCCTTCGTCATCGAGACCTCGCACCGCGGCGAGCGGGCGTATGACCTCTACAGCCGGCTCCTGAAGGACCGCATCATCATGTTGGGCGTGCCCATCAATGACGAGGTCGCCAACGTCGTCGTGGCCCAGATGCTCTTCCTGGAGTCCGAGGACCCGGAGAAGGGGATCAACATCTATATCAACTCGCCCGGTGGCTCGGTTACGGCGGGGTTGGCCATCTATGACACGATGCAGTACGTGAAGTGCCCCGTGTCCACCATCTGCGTGGGACAGGCGGCCTCCATGGGCGCGCTGCTGCTCCTTGCGGGCAGCAAGGGCAAGCGCTACGCGCTGCCGAACGCGCGCATCATGATTCACCAGCCGCTGGGCGGCGCGCAGGGCCAGGCGACGGACATCGATATCCAGGCGAAGGAAATTCTGCGCCTGAAGGCCTACCTGAACGGCATCATCGTGAAGCACACGGGCCACACCATCGAGCGCATCGAGAAGGACACCGAGCGCGACTACTTCATGAGCGCCGACGATGCCCGGCAGTACGGCATCATCGACGAGGTGGTGGTGAAGCCCGGCGTTCCCGTAGCGAACAAGGGTTGA